A stretch of DNA from Candidatus Latescibacter sp.:
AGTCAATGCAATAAAGTTGGATTCATATTCCCCCCTTAACAAGGGGGGATGCCAAAGGCAGGGGGGATTTCTTCTTCCCGGCGAATAAAGATCCCCCCGCCGCTTGAGCGGCGACCCCCTTTTTAAGGGGGTAAAAAAAACTTCAGCACCAGACATTATTTGATTGACTTAACACTAGTATTCATTTCACCTTTTTTGTCCGGTCATTGCCTCAAAACCGGCAACAATATCGAGTATCTCGGAGGTGATGGAATTCTGCCGTTCCTGGTTGTACTGCACGGTGAGCTCTTCCAGGAGGTCACGGATGTTCTTTTCCGCTGCCTGCATGGAAGAAAGACGGCTGGCATTCTCGCTGGCCAGCGACTCCACGAAAGCGCGGTACAGGACCACAAAGAAATACTGACGAATAAACGCGGCAAACAATTGCTCCCACTCCATCGTAAAGGTAGGAAGAACACGAGACGGCCACTCTCTTTTCCGGAGATCCTTTACCCATTCGGGGTCGATTTCAAGCAGGTATTGCTGCTGGGGACTGTAGGTTGCCTGGGAAAGAGGTTTGTTATAAAAAAGAACAATCTGCTCAACCTGTCGTTCCATGCGCCATCTATCAATAATTCCAAGTATTTCCTGCAAAACCCCGGTTATTCCCTCCAGGGTGCCCGGAAATGAGAGATGCTCCTCGATGTTCTGCCCTTCTTCTTCCAGCAAACCCACCATGCGCTCGCCCAGAACCAGAATGCTCAGGTCTTCAGGATTGACCTGAAGGTCGCGCAGTGTTTTCATGGCGTGAGAAACGATTTGCGTGTTGAACTGGCCCACCATTCCCTGGTCGGAGCCGTAAATAATTACACCCCAGCGGCCGGTGGATGTTCCTTCCAGGATTATTTCCGATTCCGGCCTCGCCTGAAGGAGTATCTGTAATCCCATCTCCACCGTCCGGTCATATTCGGCCAGAGATTCCACAGCACGCTCATACTGCCGTATGGCGGCTGCCGCCAGAACTTTCATGGTCTTTACCACAGACTGAAGCTCATCGGCGCTCTTGATTTTTCTTTTCAGCGACTCAAGGTTTAACATCGGATTTCTGCTCCGTCAGCGAACGTATCACCTCCCCGGCGGTATCCAGAATCGCTTTCCGATCTTCATCAGTGAGCTTTTCGCCTGCCCGGATACGACGGTTTACATCTCCGAGCCGCTCGGTGGCCGCCCGCTCGATGGCTTTTTTGGCCTCTGCAATAAGGCCGGGTGAAAGTCCGTCCAAAAGACCCTCCGTTGCCGCCAGGAGAACAGCGATCTGCTCGTGGACCGGCAGAGGCTGATACCGGGATTGCTTGAGAACTTCACGGATGCATCGGCCATGCTCAAGCGTTTTACGGGTGTTTTCATCCAGCCGGGTTCCGAACCGTGAGAATGTCTCGAGCTCCTCGAACTGGGAGTAGGAAAGGTGCAAATCCCCTGCGACCGCACGGTAGGCGGCCAGTTGAGCCTTGCCTCCCACCCGTGAAACCGACTTGCCCACATCCACCGCCGGGAGAACGCCCTCCTGGAACAGCTTTGGGGAGAGATATATCTGGCCGTCGGTGATGGAGATGAGATTGGTCGGGATATACGCCGATAAATTCTGCGACTCCGTTTCAACGATGGGCAGCGCGGTCAGCGAGCCTCCGCCTAGTTCCTCACGCAGGTGAGTTGCCCGCTCCAGGAGGCGGGAATGTATATAGAAAATATCTCCCGGATAGGCTTCCCGCGCCGGAGGACGGCGCATGAGCAGGGATATCTCGCGATAGGCGCGGGCATGGCGGGACAGATCATCATAAACGATGAGAACATCACGCCCTTTTTCCATGAAGTACTCCCCCATGGTGGTTGCGGCATAGGGAGCGACATAATGCATCCCGGCGGAATTCTCCGATGCGGCCATCATCACGATGGTGTAATCCATGGCTTTGTAGGTGCGGAGGTCCTCGATCACTTTCACCACCACAGAGGTTTCCAGCGCGATAGCGCAGTAAATGCAGATGACCCCGCTGTCCTTCTGGTTGATTATGGTATCCAGCGCGACGGCGGTTTTGCCGGTCTGACGGTCTCCAAGGATCAGTTCGCGCTGTCCACGGCCGATGGGTATGAGCGCGTCGATGGCACGAATGCCGGTCTGCAGAGGCACCGTGACCGGCGAGCGATCCATGATGGCGGGAGATTCCTGTTCGATCGACCTTCTATCGGTCGCAGTGATGGGGCCAAGACCATCGAGAGGCCTTCCCAGCGGATCCACCACTCTTCCGATCAGCGCCTCGCCCACCGGAACCGAGATGACCTGTCCAGTGCGGCGGACCTCATCTCCGGCTTCGATTTTTGCTTGTTCATCCAGAAGTACCGCCGTGATTTCCTCGCTTGCGAGATCGAATACAATCCCCCGGGCATCTCCGGGGAATCGAATCAGCTCTTCCACCCCGACATGAGGGAGACCGGACACCCGCACGATGCTTTTGCTCACATAAGTCACAATGCCGATCTCTTCCGCCTTCGGCTCCGCCCGGTGGCTCTCCAGCGCCTGATCCATTACGGAGAAAGCGTTCGTGAGGGCATCGGTAAGTTGCCGGTTGTTTGTATCCATAGCCTGTGTCATCTTTTACTCTCTATTTGCCTTTGAAGAGATAGATCCTGTTTAAAAGAAGCAGAGGGTTTTCCCCCTCTTTTGCTTGCAAGAGAGGGGGTCAGGGGGTGAGTTTTTTCCCTTCCAGCATCGCCCGGAAACAATCTTCCAGCGAGTCGATATACTGGTCCAGGCTCCAGGAGATTTTACTGCCGCCGGCTTTCAGCTCTATGCCGCCAATCAGATACGACGAACGTTCAAACCGTAAGAGCAAGCTGTCACCATACTTTTCCCGCAGGGCCGCAGTCAATCGCTCACGAATATCCGGCTGCATCTCGAACGAGCTGGAAATAATCATGTCCCCGATCGGTTTCTGGTCTGTTTCCGGCGGTTTTTCCCCCGGAACGCCCGCTACCCGGATGCGCGCGATGAAAGCGGTAATCATCTGCCGCTCCAGATCTTCATTGGCCAGGTCTTTCAATGCCCTGCGCGCGACAGCATATACCTGTTCCCCGGCGAGACTGCGAAGCTCCTTTAGAAAAAGCTCCTTCTGAGCACCGAGCAAATCCACCCATCTCCGGCGTTCCGATTCCGCCTCCGCCCGGGCATTCTCCAAGAGCTTTTTACGCTCCGCTTCTGCATCCTGCGAAGCGCGGGAGAGCAGCTCTTCACGTTTTTCCTCGAATTCCTTCTCCCGGGCGCGGAAGGATTCAGCCTCACGGTCGGCTTCCTGTTTTTTTGTGTCAGCCTCCTCCAGCCGTGCGGCGATTTTCTTTTCACGGGCGTCCATGGCTTTCCTGATCCGGTTGAACAGGAAATAGCGCAACAGGGCAATGAGGATAAGGAAGTTGACAATCTGTGCGATGAAAGTGAACAGATCCAGCTTCACAGCTCATCCTCCGGCCTTGGAAATGGCATGATTCCAAAAGGGATTGGCGAAAATCAGGATAATGGACACCACCAGGCAATAAATGGCGGTCGATTCGATCATTGCCAGCCCCACAAACAGGGTCCGGCTGATGGTGGAGGCCTCGTCAGGCTGCTGGGCAATGGCGGTCATAGCCCGCGCAACGGCAATTCCCTCGGCGAGGGCCGGGCCGATTGAACCGATGGCT
This window harbors:
- a CDS encoding F0F1 ATP synthase subunit gamma; the encoded protein is MLNLESLKRKIKSADELQSVVKTMKVLAAAAIRQYERAVESLAEYDRTVEMGLQILLQARPESEIILEGTSTGRWGVIIYGSDQGMVGQFNTQIVSHAMKTLRDLQVNPEDLSILVLGERMVGLLEEEGQNIEEHLSFPGTLEGITGVLQEILGIIDRWRMERQVEQIVLFYNKPLSQATYSPQQQYLLEIDPEWVKDLRKREWPSRVLPTFTMEWEQLFAAFIRQYFFVVLYRAFVESLASENASRLSSMQAAEKNIRDLLEELTVQYNQERQNSITSEILDIVAGFEAMTGQKR
- a CDS encoding alternate F1F0 ATPase, F1 subunit alpha — encoded protein: MTQAMDTNNRQLTDALTNAFSVMDQALESHRAEPKAEEIGIVTYVSKSIVRVSGLPHVGVEELIRFPGDARGIVFDLASEEITAVLLDEQAKIEAGDEVRRTGQVISVPVGEALIGRVVDPLGRPLDGLGPITATDRRSIEQESPAIMDRSPVTVPLQTGIRAIDALIPIGRGQRELILGDRQTGKTAVALDTIINQKDSGVICIYCAIALETSVVVKVIEDLRTYKAMDYTIVMMAASENSAGMHYVAPYAATTMGEYFMEKGRDVLIVYDDLSRHARAYREISLLMRRPPAREAYPGDIFYIHSRLLERATHLREELGGGSLTALPIVETESQNLSAYIPTNLISITDGQIYLSPKLFQEGVLPAVDVGKSVSRVGGKAQLAAYRAVAGDLHLSYSQFEELETFSRFGTRLDENTRKTLEHGRCIREVLKQSRYQPLPVHEQIAVLLAATEGLLDGLSPGLIAEAKKAIERAATERLGDVNRRIRAGEKLTDEDRKAILDTAGEVIRSLTEQKSDVKP
- a CDS encoding F0F1 ATP synthase subunit C yields the protein MDTTGFIAVASIVTSGITIAIGSIGPALAEGIAVARAMTAIAQQPDEASTISRTLFVGLAMIESTAIYCLVVSIILIFANPFWNHAISKAGG